A window of the Hevea brasiliensis isolate MT/VB/25A 57/8 chromosome 6, ASM3005281v1, whole genome shotgun sequence genome harbors these coding sequences:
- the LOC110641853 gene encoding transcription factor TGA6, producing the protein MPSFDPHLPISNAPGIEGSRIHAYRVSDFGPFEQSVAFRLEDAIDLSTSTVFNSAKASGQAVSFDPLHIATFDKSTTSFNINPPAAQVESQRLPLEKNQQLNLVSISSGNTENWGESNMADASPRTDISTDADTDDKNLGFDRGLSIVVAASDSSDRSKDKLDQKTLRRLAQNREAARKSRLRKKAYVQQLESSRLKLTQLEQELQRARQQGIFISSSGDQAHSMSGNGAMAFDVEYARWLEEQNRQINELRSAVNSHASDAELHIIIDGIMAHYDEIFRLKSNAAKADVFHLLSGMWKTPAERCFLWLGGFRSSELLKLLVNQLEPLTEQQLVGIGNLQQSSQQAEDALSQGMEALQQSLAETLSSGSLGSSSSSGNVANYMGQMAMAMGKLGTLEGFIRQADNLRQQTLQQMHRILTTRQSGRALLAIHDYFSRLRALSSLWLARPRE; encoded by the exons ATGCCGAGCTTTGATCCTCATTTACCCATTTCAAATGCACC TGGCATAGAGGGAAGCAGAATCCACGCATATCGTGTCTCTGATTTTGGGCCATTTGAGCAATCTGTTGCATTTCGCTTAGAGGACGCCATTGACCTGAGTACAA GTACGGTGTTCAATTCAGCAAAAGCAAGTGGCCAAGCAGTCTCTTTTGATCCCCTCCATATTGCCACTTTTGACAAG TCAACTACTTCCTTTAATATTAATCCACCTGCTGCGCAAGTGGAGTCCCAGAGATTGCCATTAGAAAAGAATCAACAGTTGAACCTGGTATCCATATCTAGTGGTAATACAGAGAACTGGGGAGAGTCCAATATGGCTGATGCCAGCCCAAGGACTGATATATCAACTGATGCGGACACTGATGATAAAAATCTGGGG TTTGATAGAGGTCTATCTATTGTTGTTGCAGCTTCAGATTCCAGCGACAGATCAAAGGATAAACTGGATCAGAAG ACTCTTCGTAGACTGGCCCAAAATAGAGAAGCTGCAAGAAAAAGCCGGTTGAGAAAGAAA GCCTATGTCCAACAACTGGAGAGTAGCCGCTTGAAGCTGACGCAACTGGAACAGGAGCTCCAGCGGGCACGCCAGCAG GGAATCTTTATATCAAGCTCAGGGGACCAAGCCCATTCAATGAGTGGAAATG GGGCCATGGCATTTGATGTGGAATATGCGCGGTGGCTGGAAGAGCAAAATCGACAAATTAATGAGCTGAGATCAGCTGTCAATTCCCATGCCAGTGATGCTGAACTTCACATTATCATAGATGGTATAATGGCtcattatgatgaaatttttagGCTGAAGAGCAATGCAGCCAAGGCTGATGTTTTCCATTTGCTATCTGGCATGTGGAAGACACCTGCTGAGAGGTGTTTCTTGTGGCTTGGTGGCTTCCGTTCATCAGAGCTCCTCAAG CTCCTTGTGAATCAATTGGAGCCTTTGACCGAGCAACAGTTGGTAGGCATAGGTAATCTGCAGCAATCTTCccaacaggcagaagatgctttATCTCAAGGAATGGAGGCGTTGCAGCAGTCCCTGGCTGAGACATTGTCTAGTGGATCTCTTGGTTCGTCCAGTTCATCTGGAAATGTGGCAAATTACATGGGTCAGATGGCCATGGCCATGGGCAAGCTAGGGACCCTTGAGGGGTTCATTCGCCAG GCTGACAATTTGCGGCAGCAAACACTACAACAGATGCACCGAATATTGACGACCCGCCAGTCAGGTCGTGCCCTTCTTGCCATCCATGACTACTTTTCCAGATTACGTGCTCTTAGTTCTCTTTGGCTTGCAAGACCACGAGAGTGA
- the LOC110641839 gene encoding LOW QUALITY PROTEIN: NADH dehydrogenase [ubiquinone] 1 alpha subcomplex subunit 6 (The sequence of the model RefSeq protein was modified relative to this genomic sequence to represent the inferred CDS: substituted 1 base at 1 genomic stop codon): MSFKLRSVKVPANSASLEEARARVFDFFRTACRSIPQIMDIYNLQDVVTVSQLRSTIASEIHKNSSITNSKVIDLLLFKGMEELSNITEHAKQRHHVIGQYVVGQXGLVQDLDTKDQGISDFLKNFYKSNYF, from the exons ATGTCGTTTAAGTTGAGGAGCGTGAAGGTGCCGGCGAACTCGGCGAGTCTGGAAGAGGCAAGGGCTCGGGTCTTCGATTTCTTCAGAACGGCCTGCAGATCCATTCCCCAAATCATGGACATCTACAACCTACAGGACGTCGTCACAGTGTCCCAGCTCCGCTCCACCATCGCCTCTGAGATCCACAAGAACTCTAGTATCACCAATTCCAag GTAATTGATTTGCTTCTCTTCAAAGGAATGGAAGAGCTGAGTAACATTACAGAGCATGCAAAGCAGCGTCATCATGTTATTGGCCAATATGTAGTGGGTCAATAAGGTCTTGTGCAGGATTTGGATACCAAGGATCAAGGCATCTCTGATTTCCTCAAGAACTTCTACAAGAGCAACTACTTTTGA